The Zerene cesonia ecotype Mississippi chromosome 4, Zerene_cesonia_1.1, whole genome shotgun sequence sequence caattttttatcccgatattcctacgggtaacggacttacgagggtgaaaccgcggggcgcagcaaatattttataaatacgaaataccTGTTTCCGCCAAATATAGCGCTTATGTCTATTAAGCATATGCTTTAAATGACAATTAGAACCTTGCGTCCAATACTCACCGATATAAAACTAGCATATGAGAGCTTAATAACCCCAAACGCAGTGAGGTACACTGGATCCTGGCTCCTCTGTATGGCCAGCACGATGGTGGTGCGGAGACCAGGACCGACCTTGACGTTCTCCCAACCGCAGTGGAAAATTGCCGTCGAAATTTGTAAAGCCTAAAGGGATTACGGGtgtttaaaatgaaagttGATGTTATGGTTGATGGATTTGATGAATTCATTGACGCACTAGCAGCTTCCTTCGGCCTCGGGTTGACCCTGAATATATCTAGAAATGGCTTACGTATCTTGATAAATTCTTCCTCTaagatattagtatagattaaaaataagtcagtttatgatatataaaggATGAGCTATCTTCTTTTTGTTATAGATTCATACGTCACATGTAagaaaatagaattataaaaataccacaATGGACAAATACTTGATAATTGATTAGATATAGATAGCTTTAAAAAGGcctttgattttaaataaatgtgagtatgtaatatatatataagactgTGTAAATACTGAGCGTTCTATTCAGAATAATTTACGTTCTATTTAATGAGCGgacaatataaaagaaaccTCGTGTGTCACATCAGCGGCGTCCATCATATAAGATCCTGTCAATATCACCAAGCAAATGGTAGCTGTCATCCCAACAACGAACAGTGTTGGATTAGCGTGACCAGCACCCTgaagaattattatatcattttgttGACGCAGTTTCATCACACACAGAAGCACAATAAGAGCTGTTGTATTAATAGTGATACATGAATAGCTTTGGCAGATAGAACGCGTACCCATCTTGCGTCAGAACGCTCACACCACACTATGACGCCGAGTTGTGGTGTATAACGCGTCTATGACTGCGACATAACGCGTACTCGCGTCACGAAGTCGCGTCTCAAAGCGTTGTTGCTCTGTTTGACGGTGTATTACAAGTACAACGCAGTACCTACATTATAGCTATGCGTCATAACGCGGCGTCGAGTTAGCGCTCTGACGCACGCTAATAACGTTCTGTTTGAAATGCCACTAATGATGTGCATgactagatatttttaatgttaaaggACACGACGGTTGTACAGTGTACATGCTCCAGGATGGAATAACGAAAGTTAATTGCCTGTGTCATGTAGACGAGCGAGCGAGATGTAATctgttttttgcgtgaaagaacgcGGCTTGCGCCTTTGATGCATCATTGAATGATTCTAGTAAAAGCTATAAAGATATGtgtttgcttttttaaatgttttgttaatataatgcGTATAGTACTCACAACTAATCGTAATAAAGATATGACAAGTAACGTAATGCTTTCAACGATTTGAACACTATAAATATATCCCATTGATTGTTGAACGTTACGAGCACACCTAGAAAAGGAAAGAGTTAAATATTTGGACATAATTATTCgagaaaatatgtatttttttgttattataccATATAAACAACGTGAAAACGAAACGTGGAAAGACTAAAATTTTAAGGTGGAAATGAATTAAgttcatatcaaataaaaaataaaaacaccgttatttttaaatacaagtaaaataatatgaataaaacgcCTTTTGCGTATTAAATAACTCTCATCAATGTGACCATGCAGTATTagcacataatataatgctatacTAGCTTTTACTCGCGACTTCGTGCTGTTCAATTCAGAgtagttaaatagatgtttagaatatgtataatacatataaaccttaaaatccgttgcattgttttaaagatctcatcatacatacatagggacagacgcaggaggcgactttgctttatactatagtAATAATCAGAAACAATTACCACAAAGCATCTTCATGTAACTGAACACCAGTTATGAAATCACTCTCAAACTCCTCACTGATAATTGaaggtttattaaatttttcagctAATTTCTCAAAGTAAATCCTCACGCCCCTAAACTTGAAGCCGAGAAATACTAAGGAGCAGAGGGACAAACAATCAATTGACGTCATGATTATGATAAACAACCAGAAGTGTATTTCGACGAACACCCGCAGAATATTCACAAATACTCCTGTGTCGGACGATGTCGGGTAAAATATCACTTCTGTTCTTATTGGTATACctgaaatgtatatttatttatatctttatatggTTGATGtttacatacacataaaataaggccttttaaacatataaccTTTATACTCTAGTCTTGATAGATTTTGATGTGGGAGTCTAGCACGCTTCCGCACGAACAGGAGGTccgcgtgaaatagtagcatgctactgtgtttcattcggTTCTCCCAGTCCATCCTTTGTTCCGTCACCAATCCTTTCTCTGTCCATTACCTCCTAAAAGGTGCCATCGGATTTGCTGTAGCCCAACCTCtgtaaatattcatgggcggtggagatcacttaccatcagatACGAGTTACCAGCTCAATTGtccgctattacataaaaaaactaaataattaaatatcattccCAATTTTTGATATCTAACCTTGTACAAAATACGCTTTCACTGCATCGACAACCGTCAAAAACAGGGCTAAAGATAATACACTTATCAACActagacaataaaataatgctctCTTTACAGCATACTTTTCTATATCTTCTACCGAATTTCTTGTGTCGTCCaacattcttttaaaaaacgcCTTAATTTCTTCCTTCTTTATATACAGAATCATGACCTTGGCACTAATCGTTGGGTGGCCAAATGTGAATTGCATCAGATCATTCTTTTCTTTAGGTGTTAAATCGCTGCGCACATTTGCCAAGActtcgttaaaaataattaaaacgccGAAGACGTTTGCGAAAATGGACCACGCTTTGTATAGGTATTTGTGCAATTTAGTTCCTTGTTTTTCTTCATACCAACAGTTACCTAAACCACAATAATATAGGATGTCACAaatcagttttatataatatttttgagaatTATTCTGTCTCAAAGATGGTGCCATGATTGCGGTAAAATACGTTCAGATACGTTTCTTTTATAGGTTATTGCAATTAAAAGTTGtagaacaaattaatatatgtttagaGTTCTTTGGAAAATAGCTAAATCAATACGTTTAATATGTTGGGTTATCTTATGgaataacatttgttttacaataaacCACCAACacatattttcattgatatcataatttatatcattcgTAGGCctaattgtatttgtaaacTTGACTATGCAATTGAAAACGAAGATCATATAGTAAGACTTAAAACAGGACTATAATTTTTCTTGAAAGACAATTCACAATTAATGTTTCGGCCATTTAGGTAagcatatttgtaatttatgtgtattgtatTACCAATTGAGACTTTTCAGagactattttttaaattaaaactattttataatatttctttatacgGAATtaccaaaattttaaaaatgttttactcAGCGAAAGCAAACTCGACAAACTTTAAATTGCTCCGAAATTATGAGAGAcctataacaattataaaatgccTAGTCACGAAGACAACTCGCTTAATCGTTGGAACAATTTTCAGTGattacagttttaacatttcctattattaacttaattttgtAGAGGTTTCAATTAGATTATTTTCACTTAATAAGGTTTTTATGAGTTATGCTGCGATAGGTAGGTGACATATGATCCGTTGATAAATTTtccataattttatacagtCAAGAAAGACACCTATTTCGTAATATTCCTACCAAGAAGTATCGAAAGAGATTTACACAAAagttaattacattttcatactTGTATGGTTACCATTTAATCTCAACATTACGTTAGATAATAATCgtgaaaatgaaacaaaactaCAACactgaaaaattgttttaatcaaGGACTCACATTAAAGAACCACCTTGTCAAAAACAATCaagttacatatatttcacTCTTTCACTCTTATATAGTCCTTAATTTGACAGTTTTAATATACCAGAATAATcgaatttacatacattttaaatcgagattgtacataatgttttatacaaataataaactcaaaattcaaaaaatttttgttcatataaacttttactATGCATAtcactttattaaaactatcacCGTTCGGACGATCGCTTCTACCAACAAGAATCAGCAAGAATTTCGTTAGTTACTCTTTTAAAGGATATTTGtccataaagtaaataatatataacaataaacagtattaaacatttattcctTAGACATCCAGACGCTTAACATTTAAACTAACAAATATATCCTCAGATAACTGTTATATAGACAAGGTAcctacattttattcataaataatttagtgaTATCCAATTTAAAGCAGACACTCGATACAATTCGAGTAACAATACCAAATGCAAAAACTTTAACCAAAACAATAGCTTAATGTACAAAACtgatataactatattaaacaAGAGAATCTTAATAACTTGTTAGTTTTAAcaacattttcataattaaagatAACAAAATGGATAAAATAACACGAAAATTCAACAATATTTCTCCATCAACTCAAGTAAATTATACGTCTATAGAATGAATACTTTTAACAGAAAATTGAACCGccctcaaattgtcagaactagaccaaatcaAAATGGGATCACACGATaagcttcaaataaaaaaagaaaaataaaaatttgggCACTCTAAAGTTCTGAACACAAAATCctccttttatttttgaagtcgattgaaaaaatataacaaaacgaGAATATAAACAgcgaaataacaaacatactcaTACATCGATTTTGCGAGTTACGTTGTCAGAACTAAAACATTGATCAAAGATTCCGAAACAATTTACACAATATTACAATGATATTAGCTTCCATTTCCAATGTTCTGAATCCATAG is a genomic window containing:
- the LOC119839811 gene encoding uncharacterized protein LOC119839811, whose amino-acid sequence is MAPSLRQNNSQKYYIKLICDILYYCGLGNCWYEEKQGTKLHKYLYKAWSIFANVFGVLIIFNEVLANVRSDLTPKEKNDLMQFTFGHPTISAKVMILYIKKEEIKAFFKRMLDDTRNSVEDIEKYAVKRALFYCLVLISVLSLALFLTVVDAVKAYFVQGIPIRTEVIFYPTSSDTGVFVNILRVFVEIHFWLFIIIMTSIDCLSLCSLVFLGFKFRGVRIYFEKLAEKFNKPSIISEEFESDFITGVQLHEDALWCARNVQQSMGYIYSVQIVESITLLVISLLRLVGAGHANPTLFVVGMTATICLVILTGSYMMDAADVTHEALQISTAIFHCGWENVKVGPGLRTTIVLAIQRSQDPVYLTAFGVIKLSYASFISILRSSYSFFAVMY